TTCAGCAGCAATACGAGCTTTCCATTCCTCATCAATATAGATATCTAGTAAGTCTGGCTCCGGGAAGTAACGATAATCATCCGATCCTTCTTTTACCCGCATTAGTAAGGTAGCGCCTGTCGCCTCATCAAAGCGACGTGTTTCCTGATCGATTTTCCCGCCGTTAGAGACAACTTCACGCTGTCTTTTTTCTTCAAATTCCAACCCTTTTCGAACAAAATTGAACGAGTTTAAGTTCTTTAATTCTGTTTTCGTCCCGAACTCCTCTTGACCAACCGGACGAATGGAAATATTAGCATCACAGCGAAGAGAGCCTTCTTCCATCTTACAATCAGATACTCCAGTATATTGGATAATCGATTTTAATTTTTCAAGATAAGCATATGCTTCATCAGGTGTACGGATATCAGGTTCAGAAACGATTTCCACAAGCGGTGTTCCCTGGCGATTATAATCAACCAACGAATAGCCATTCCCGTGACTCAGCTTCCCTGCATCCTCTTCTAAGTGGATCCTTGTGATTCCAATTCGTTTTGTATAGCCATTTACTTCAATTTCAATCCAGCCATGCTCCCCGATTGGCTTATCAAATTGCGAGATCTGATACGCCTTCGGATTATCTGGATAAAAATAGTTCTTACGGTCAAATTTCGTATGAGTGGCTACCTGGCAATTCAAAGCCATTGCTGCCTTCATTCCGTATTCAACTGCCTTTTTATTAAGGACCGGCAGCACACCGGGATAACCAAGGTCAATGACACTTGTATTTGTATTTGGCTCAGCCCCAAAATGGTTTGGGCTTGCCGAAAAGATTTTTGAATCCGTTTTTAACTCAACATGAACTTCTAGACCAATCACTGTTTCAAACTCCATCTTCTTCACCCCCTATAGTCCTGGTTTTTGTTTATGATAATCTGTTGCTTGTTCAAATGCATGTGCGACACGGTAAACGGTCTCTTCATCAAAATGCTTGCCGATGATTTGTAAACCTAACGGTAATCCGTTATCAAATCCACAAGGGACAGAGATACCTGGTACCCCTGCTAGATTAACGGGAATTGTCAAAATATCATTCACGTACATTGTTAATGGGTCATCGATGTTTTCACCGATTTTAAACGCAGGAGTTGGAGTCGTTGGACCAATAATTACATCATATTTTTCAAAAACATCTTCAAAGTCCTTCTTAATTAAGGTTCGGACTTGCTGTGCTTTTTTGTAATAGGCATCGTAATAACCTGAACTTAATGCAAAGGTACCAAGCATGATACGGCGTTTTACCTCATCACCAAAACCTTCCGCTCTTGATTTCTTATATAAATCAAGTAAATTATCAGCATTCGGTGTCCTATAGCCATAGCGGACGCCGTCAAAGCGGGCTAGATTTGCCGACGCTTCCGAAGAAGACAGCAAATAATAGGCTGCTAATGCATACTTAGAATGCGGCAAGGAAACCTCTTCCCAAACCGCTCCTTGTTTTTCAAGCACCTTTAAAGCATTCAGCACGGACTGGCGAACCGTTTCAGTAACACCCTCGCCTAGATACTCTTTAGGTACAGCAATTTTCAACCCTTTTACATCACCAGTTAATGCAGAGACGAAATTCGGTACATCAACATTGGCTGATGTAGAATCCATTGGATCTAATCCGGATATAGCTTGGAGGAGATAGGCATTATCTTCAACTGTTCTGGTAATAGGACCGATTTGATCAAGGGAAGAAGCAAATGCAACTAGCCCGAAGCGTGATACACGTCCGTAAGTCGGCTTTAACCCTACTACTCCGCAAAAAGCAGCTGGCTGCCGGATAGATCCCCCTGTATCGGAACCTAATGAAAACAGCACCTCACCTGCCGCAACCGAAGCAGCAGAACCGCCTGAAGAACCGCCTGGTACTCTATCAAGATCCCAGGGATTGCGCGTCTTTTGGTAGTGGGAATTTTCATTCGAAGATCCCATCGCAAACTCATCCATATTTAACTTTCCAATGGTTACTGTTTCTTGCTGCTGCAGCTTTTGAACTACGGTAGCATCGTAGATGGGATTAAAATTTTCAAGAATTTTACTAGCACAGGTTGTCCGAAGTCCTTTTGTGACAATATTGTCTTTAATGCCAATTGGCATTCCAAATAACAAGTTACTTGCAGAATTGGCGTTAAGCTTCTCATCCAATGAATATGCTGTTTGTCTAGCCTTCTCTTCGTCCAATGTTAGAAATGCTTGTACCTTGCCATCCACCTGAGCAATACGTTTATACGACTCATCAACGAGATCTGCCACTTTTAGTTCTTTTTTATGTAAAAGTTCATGTAGATCTGAAACTTTATAATCAAATAAGCTCACGTTTTCCTCCTTACTCCCCGATAATTGCAGGAACTTTAATTTGTCCATCCTGATGATCAGGTGCATTTTTTAATACTTCTTCACGTGGCAATCCCTTTTCCTTACTGTCCTCTCGGAATACATTTTTCATATCGAGTACATGATAAGTCGGTTCAACATTTGTCGTATCCAGTTCATTCAACTGTTCTGCAAATGTAATAATGGCGTCCAGTTGCTTTGTGAAGATTTCAGCTTCATCCTCTGATATTTCTAACCTCGCTAGGTTGGCTACATGCTTAACCTGTTCGTTTGAGATTCGTGTCATTTTTTTTCAATCCCCCAATCCCTTATGTCTTAGTTAATTTACTATTGATAATACCAAACTTTTCCGCATCACCGCAATGATTCCCTCATCAGTATTGGCATATTACGTTCTTTTTAGCTTGGTAGCCACAAAAAAAAAGGAGCATTTTGCTCCCTGCCTATGTATTCGTCTATTGTTGAGGAATAACCTCGCCATTACCATTTAAGGCTCTAACCTGCGGGTTGAGGCCTATTCCCACATAATAGCGTCTTCCATCTTTCTCTATAATCTTTGCTTTTTTATATTCCTCAGTACCCTGATTGGCTATTTCAATGTTCGTGATATTCTCACTATTGATTTCGCCAAACACAACGTAGATATCTTTAAGAACATTCCCTTTATCATCATATTTTGTATAGTTTTCATTGTAAATGGAATAGGTTTCGCTCTCTGCATGCTCCCAGCCATTTGGACCATCATTTTTCCATCCCTTTTTATCGTTCCCTTCAAAGAAGGAGACACCCAGTACTGGTTCTTTAATATGTCCTACTTCTTTTCCTTCAGCTTTCGTAGTGTATAAGACGATTGTTATTCCATCACTCTTTGTCTTATACAAAACTTCTTGAACTTCGAATGGAATTGTCTCCGCAATGGCTTTTTCAAGTGTTGGATATTTGCATCCCGTAAGAATAAGCATTAGAACAATCACTATTAAAAGAACTTTACATCTTCTCATAATTCTCTCCTCCTAGATTTGGCCAGATGTTAGTAATCTAGTAATCTCTAGTAAAAAGTAATAGGGAAAACTAATCCCCACTTTCTACCTGACCATTTCTCCTTTCGTTTCCATTATGAGTATTTCTGTCCCCCTTATATAAATAGATCTAAATAGTAGTCTCCTTATAAAATATAATATTCTAATTTCTGCTATAATTCCAGTTATACCCAAATATAGATCGAATTCCCTCCGTCGATTATCCTATTAAAAAATATAAAGCAGTCCATTTGACTGCTTTGTTGTTTGCCTATCATCGTTTAAATAATTTCGCAAAAAGTCCTTTGCTTTTTGGGGGTTCAGGCTGGCTGATTTCTTTTTGAGTGATATAAATCTCTTCCTTATCGATTGCATGGTCCATCGCCAGCAATAGGCCGATATCAGTGTCGCGTTCCTTATTGGTTACAATTTTATGCTCAATCTTGTGTTTGGCAGCCAGCTTTACATATTTGGATAGAGCTGTGTATTCGATATTTCCATTCAATAAGAGATTGGCCTGAGGATTTTTTTTCATTTCCCTCTCCACTTGAGGGTAAATCGTTGCTTCCGTCACTTGATTTTTCTTAAGAGCAAGAATAATACGTTCTCGTAAGGTTCCTAAAAATTGCCGTCTTTCATCCGGCTTCGTTTCCAAAGGACCGTGAATTCCCTGTTGAAGGACTTCCTCCACACTCTGCTTTTTCAAATAGATCAACTCCAATAAAAGGGCTATTATTATGTATGATAATACCCTAAAAAGTGTTCATTTCCAAAAAAGCTTGTTTGTTGTGGTTATCCGAGAGTGTTTCTTGCTATCCGCAAGTATTTTCCGCCATCCGCAAGTATTTTCCGCCATCCGCAAGTATTTTCTGCTATCCGCAAGTATTCTCCGCCATCCGCAAGTATTTTCTGCCATCCGCAAGTATTTTCTGCTATCCGCAAGTATTCTCCGCCATCCGCAAGTATTTTCTGCTATCCGCAAGTATTCTCCGCCATCCGCAAGTACACTGCCTAAAAAACAAGAAGCCCCCTCTCCAATCGGAGAAAGGGGTTCATACCATTCTATTATTTTGTAAACTGTTCTTCCTCTGTTGATCCTTTTAACGCGGTTGTGGAGGATGTTCCGCCTGTAATCACCATGGACACTTGGTCAAAGTAGCCTGTTCCTACTTCACGCTGGTGTCTTGTTGCGGTGTAGCCGTATTGCTCGCTGTCGAACTCAGCTTGCTGCAATTCAGAGTATGCCGCCATACCGCGCTCTTTGTAGCCGCGTGCTAGTTCAAACATACTGTGATTCAGGGCATGGAAGCCAGCAAGGGTAACGAATTGGAATTTGTAGCCCATTTTTCCAAGCTCTTGCTGGAATTTGGCAATGGTATCTTGATCGAGTTTCTTCTTCCAGTTGAAGGAAGGCGAGCAGTTATAAGCAAGCATTTTTCCAGGGAACTTCTCATGAATCGCTTCAGCAAAACGTCTTGCCTCTTCAATGTTTGGCTCAGATGTTTCACACCAGATTAAATCTGCATATGGTGCATATGCTAAGCCGCGGGCAATCGCCTGATCAAGTCCTGCCTTAGTACGGAAAAAGCCTTCTGCAGTGCGCTCACCTGTAATGAACGGTGCGTCGTTCATATCAATATCACTTGTAATTAAATCAGCAGCATTTGCGTCAGTACGGGCAACTAATACAGTTGGAACTCCCATTACATCAGCAGCTAAACGAGCCGCAATTAGGTTACGAACCGCTGTTTGTGTTGGCAGTAAGACTTTACCTCCCAAATGACCACACTTTTTCTCAGAAGAAAGCTGATCCTCAAAGTGGACACCTGCTGCTCCTGCTTCAATCATACCCTTCATTAACTCGAAACAGTTTAACTGACCGCCGAAGCCTGCCTCTGCATCCGCAACAATCGGAACAAACCAGTCGATAGAATTATCGCCTTCTGAATGGGTGATTTGGTCAGCACGTTGTAGTGCTTGATTAATTCGTTTTACTACACTCGGTACGCTGTTTGCTGGATATAAGCTTTGGTCTGGATACATATGTCCAGATAGGTTGGCATCCGCTGCAACCTGCCATCCGCTTAGGTAAATGGCTTTTAATCCTGCTTTAACCTGCTGAACTGCTTGATTTCCTGTTAGTGCGCCTAAAGCATTAATGTATTCTTCTTCATTCATTTGCTTCCAAAGCTTTTCTGCTCCACGTCTAGCCAATGTATGCTCGATATCAAGCGATCCACGAAGCTTGATAACATCCTCAGCACTATATGGTCTAGTAATGCCATTCCATCGTTTATCCATTTCCCAGCTTTCTTGTAATGCCTTCGCTCTTGAATTTGTCATTTTAAATTCCTCCTATTAATCTATTAAAATTTTTCATAAAAGCGTATATCCAGGTAATGTTAAAAACTCTACAAATACATCATTTATAATCAAGCTGTCAAACAGCTCAACTGCTTCCGTAAAACGTCCAGTTTTATAGGCTTTATCGCCAATTTCCTGCTTTATTTTTTCTAATTCTTCAGCCTTATAGTGCTCATACATTTCAAACGTTACTTTTCTTCCATCCGCTAACACACCCTTCGGATGACGGATCCACTGCCAAACTTGAGCCCTTGAGATTTCAGCAGTTGCTGCGTCCTCCATTAAGTTGTGAATGGGTGCAGCTCCTCTTCCCGATAACCAGGAAGCAATATATTGAATCCCGACATTAATATTAGTGCGGACCCCTTCTTCGGTAATCTTACCGCTAGGTGACTCAAGTAAATCACTGGCAGTTATCGTAATCTTTTGCTGTTTGGTTGTATGAATCTGGTTGGCTACTGGCATTTCTCTATCAAATACTTCAAGCGCTACTGGCACCAAACCGGGGTGTGCTACCCATGTACCATCATGACCATCCCGTACTTCTCGCTCTTTATCAGCTCGAACCTTCGCAAATGCTTCCTCGTTTGCCTGCGTATTGTCACGAATAGGTATTTGCGCTGCCATCCCTCCAATTGCCGGAGCCTTCCTGCGATGACAAGTTTGAATGGTAAGCAATGAATAGGAACGCATAAATGGTACAGTCATTGTTACCTGGGATCGATCCGGCAGAATGATACTTTCATGGTTACGAAGCTTTTTTAAGTAACTAAAAATATAATCCCATCTGCCGCAGTTCAATCCTGCTGAGTGCTCTTTCAATTCGAATAAAATTTCATTCATTTCAAATGCCGCCATTATCGTTTCAATTAAGACTGTCGCTTTAATGGTTCCTTGAGCAATTCCAAGCCTGTTTTGCGAAAAAATAAAAACATCATTCCACAGCCGTGCTTCTAAATGGCTTTCTAGCTTTGGCAGGTAAAAATATGGACCTGTTCGTCTTGCCAGAAGATGTTTTACATTGTGGAAAAAGTACATTCCAAAATCAAAAAAGCTCCCAGAAATAGGCTTGCCACTAAGCAGCACATGTTTCTCTTCTAAATGAAGTCCGCGCGGTCTTACAAACAGGACGGCCGTTTCTTCATTTAGCACATATCTTTTTCCATTTTGATTTTCATAGGAAATCGTCCGATTTACTGCGTCCCTTAAGTTGATTTGTCCTTCGACGATATTTTCCCAGGTGGGTGAAGTAGCATCTTCACAATCTGCCATAAAAACTTTTGCACCCGAATTTAGAGCGTTGATGACCATCTTTCTATCGGTGGGTCCGGTAATCTCTACACGGCGATCGTGAAGGTCTTTTGGTAATGGCGCAATCGTCCAGTCGCCATTACGAATTTGCTTTGTTTCGGGTAGGAAATCCGGAAGAGATCCATTATTGATTTCCTCTTGGCGTTTTTGCCTGTACTGTAACAGTTCAATTCGCCTTGCTCCAAATTTTTGTTCCAGCTCCTCAATAAACTTCAGCGCCTCGGGTGTTAAAATCTCATCGTAGTGTGCTTTAAGAGCTCCATCTACTTCAATACCTGTTGTTTGCGTTGACATGGACTAATTCACCTCTTTGTTATAATACAGTGTATTACTATGTGTTGTATTATATAACACGATATTTAAAAAAGGAACTATTTTTCAGAAAATTTTATAAAAATAGGTAAAATAATACATAATACCTATATTTTTAAAAAGACTGTGTTAAATTTGACTGCTGATTCTCCACTCCATTATAGAAAGCTTCTTTAAATAATCACCGTAGTTACAGGCGGTCTCTGCCTGTCACATGGCACTTTGCGGACCCTAGAGCGCGAATGGGAGCCTTGGATTATTGGCACTATCCCGGCCTGATTGTTACGATAATTGGAGGAAGCCTTGGATTATCGGCACCATCCTGCCCTAATTGTTACGATAATTGGGGGAGCCTTGGATTATTGGCACAATCCTGGCCTAATTGTTACGATAATTAGGGAAACAAAGTTTTATCGGCACAATCCCGGTCAGGTTGTTACCGTACGTAATTTGGTGACCTTGGATATTCGGGGATCTTCGTGCCTTCCGCTCCATCCAATCAATAGGTGCAAATCAACAATTTCCTTTCATACAGCCTAAAAAAAAGAGACTGTTGAAGTTATCAACAGCCTCTTCTTATTACATTAATCCTTCATATCGCTCTTTAGCTAGGATATACATAGCACTTCCCCATCCCAATGGGGTATTAGTGTTGTACTTTTCCGATTGGGCAAAATACAATTCGGGTAAGCTGCCATCAGGAAGCATTACATTTTCGGTTTGAGCTATATACTGTTTAGCCTTTTTGACATTACCTAATTCTAAATGGCATAATGCCAGCCATGGCAATCCAAATGTCCACTCTGCCTCAGTACCATAATAAAAAGATAAATCGTGATGCCTTCCTTCATGTTCAATCGTTGAATAATAGGAATCTCCCTTGTAGCGGATTACCCCTCGTTCCCGTAAAAGGTTCGTTTCAATTCGGTCGACAACCACTTTTGCTTCTTCGCCTGCCAATACCCGGTACGGATAGATTAAACTTAATTGAGCTAAGTCAAATGGGCGCTGGTTACTTTCATGTGGGAAGATATTTGATAGAGTTTCAAAGCCATTCGTAATCCATTCACCGGGAACAAATACGATGTCTCTTACTGCTTGAAGACCAGCAACACATGCCCCCACTGAGCTTGAATGGACCTCTTTCCATTCCTCCCACATCCCATTATCCTCGTCCTCCCAATATCGAACACACCCTAAATAGCCAACAAGCTTTTGAACAATTTCATGATCCTTTGCATCTCGAATAATCCTTTTACCCCTCTGTTGACCCATTCCAATCCCCCATAGTATCGCTCCAATGGCATCATGCTGTGCATGTCCCCATGGGGTATCCATTTCCCTTACTTCGGAAGCAGAATACCTCGAATGAAGGTATTCCCATTGCTCTCTCGGTCTTTGAACGGTATGAATATCCAGTTTCCATTCGTATTCTCTAAATAAGTCCAAAATTCGATGATAGGTCAATTCATAAATTTGATTATTTTGCTTTAAATAAGGCAGTGACATATAAAAAGAATCCCGTAACCAAACATACTGATAATCCTGGGACGAAGAAGCTAAATACAAACCATGCGGCAAACGTAACTGATCTAGGATTTGATAGCTATTGCTTATTTTTTCGTTCATAATTCACCCTCGCAGCTTTTTTCTATCTTTCTAGCCATTTGGTGAACTTTTTATACAAAAAAAATGATGTATAAACTATCAAATATTTGCCCATGCTGATGCTATAGAAATAGATTAGGAGACTAGGGAAGGAAAAATCAAAATGGGGAGTGAGCATTCATGAGCGTAGATGAATTAAACAAGATTATTGCTGTAAAAAAGATGGACTTAGAGGAATGTGAGCATGAACTTAATAATCGATATTACCCTTCGATTGTAAGAATAGCGATGATGAATTACATTATAAATCTACAAGAACAATTAGAGGAGTACGATAACGACGTGATAAATTTGTAAAAAAATGACGTGTGGGGTTCACACGTCATTTCTTGTGTTTTGCAATAACCGTAAAAAGTCAGCTTCACGATTCTTACTATTCAAGAACTCTCGACCAGCAATTGCGGATAATATTTTTCCTTTTCTCGAGGCATCGTTCACTTCTTTCAAAACTCGCTGCCGGGCTGAAAATAAAAATTCTAGATACTCGTCAAATCCTTCATCAAATTGCTGTTCCAGCTGTTCCCTTATTTTCCTAGCCAAGGTTGGACTGGCTCCGCCTGTTGATACCGTAATACTCAATCGTCCCCGCTGAATATGTGAGGGTACATGAAAATCCGATCCTTCCGGGTCATCAGCAATGGTGACAAGCTGTTGGTCACTCGCCGCCATTTTTATAGACTGATTTAACTCATTGTCGTTCGTTGCGGCAAAAATTAAGAACGCATCCTCCACGTCTTCTTTTGAAAAGGATTTTTCATGCCACTCTATACTTCCGCTGCTAGCTAACTTTATAAGTTCATCTGTGGCATTGGGGCTAATCACAGTGATAAGTGAGCCCGTACCAAGCAGTCCGGTAACTTTCCGTTCTGCCACTTTGCCGCCGCCTACAACGACTATCTTTTTACCCTCTAGCCTTAACATAATCGGATAATTCGAATTCAAGCATACACCCCGCCTTTCCTAAACAATCGGACACTGGATTAAGTATTCAACCAACGCTTCCCTGGTTGGAGAAACCGGCATTCCAGCTGTTACTAGACCAACACGTTCAACTTGCTCTTTTGTATGCTGCCCCATGCAAACCACTTGGACATCTTTTAAAAGGTCGAAAACGTCGATACCGCATTTCTTTAAGCCTTCGATAAATACGCCCACCGATGCCCCGCTTGGAAATAGCATCGTATTCACTTCTGCTTCCTCAAGCATTCGTTGAAAAATTGGCAGGAATTGCTGGTCGAGCTCTTTTTTACTCGTGACTAAGAAATCAGCATGTTCAACCTCAAAGTTACGATCTTCTCCGACCACCAGCAAGCTTCCTTCTTGCGGCATGTCCTCGATGAGGCTAGCGATAAATCCACGTTCTTTTAAGGCATTAATAGATTTGCTAGAGCCGCCATAGAAATCAGCCTTTATTTTTCGAATATCGATGCCCTTTTCAATAACCGCCTGAAATAATTCTCCAATACTTTCAGGGGATGTGAACAATATTTTATCGTAATTTGTGACATTCCCTACCTCAACAGGTAAAATCGTCTTTTTCCATTTTGGAAATTCGATTACATCCGCACCCTGTTCCATTAATTCCTTTGCCAAACCGCTGGCACCTTCACTAGTACGGGCTAGGAGAATTTGTCTGCCGTATAATGGCATTTTTTCAAACCAAATAATTTTTTCACGAAGGGATATAACCTCTCCCACAAGGATGATCGACGGGTTGCTAAACTTAGCCTCTAGAACCTTTTTAGAGATATCACTTAAGGTCCCTTGAAGGGTTTTCTGGCGGCCAAATGTGCCCCAGTGAATTAAAATAACCGGAGTGCTTGAAGGCTTTCCGTGAGCGATCAGATTTTCACAGATAAACGGCAGATTCCCAACACCCATGTAAAAAGCAATGGTATCGACTCCGCGGACAAGACCTTCCCAATCAAGCATAGGTTTGCCATCAGTAGATTTATCATGCGCTGTAACGACAGCAAACGATTCAGCATGCTCACGGTGGGTAACAGGAATTCCTGCATAAAGGGGGGCTGCAATCCCCGATGAAATGCCAGGAACTATTTCAAATGGAATTTGATAGAGAG
This genomic stretch from Neobacillus niacini harbors:
- the gatB gene encoding Asp-tRNA(Asn)/Glu-tRNA(Gln) amidotransferase subunit GatB, coding for MEFETVIGLEVHVELKTDSKIFSASPNHFGAEPNTNTSVIDLGYPGVLPVLNKKAVEYGMKAAMALNCQVATHTKFDRKNYFYPDNPKAYQISQFDKPIGEHGWIEIEVNGYTKRIGITRIHLEEDAGKLSHGNGYSLVDYNRQGTPLVEIVSEPDIRTPDEAYAYLEKLKSIIQYTGVSDCKMEEGSLRCDANISIRPVGQEEFGTKTELKNLNSFNFVRKGLEFEEKRQREVVSNGGKIDQETRRFDEATGATLLMRVKEGSDDYRYFPEPDLLDIYIDEEWKARIAAEIPELPDQRQKRYVEELGLPVYDAKVLTVTKEMADFFEGTVTAGAEAKLASNWIMGDVSAFLNAEGKELHQIALTPEGLASMIKLIENGTISSKIAKTVFKELIENGGDAEKIVKEKGLVQISDEGTLLKIISEVLDANPQSVEDFKNGKNKAVGFLVGQLMKATKGQANPQVVNQLLNQELSKR
- the gatA gene encoding Asp-tRNA(Asn)/Glu-tRNA(Gln) amidotransferase subunit GatA, which gives rise to MSLFDYKVSDLHELLHKKELKVADLVDESYKRIAQVDGKVQAFLTLDEEKARQTAYSLDEKLNANSASNLLFGMPIGIKDNIVTKGLRTTCASKILENFNPIYDATVVQKLQQQETVTIGKLNMDEFAMGSSNENSHYQKTRNPWDLDRVPGGSSGGSAASVAAGEVLFSLGSDTGGSIRQPAAFCGVVGLKPTYGRVSRFGLVAFASSLDQIGPITRTVEDNAYLLQAISGLDPMDSTSANVDVPNFVSALTGDVKGLKIAVPKEYLGEGVTETVRQSVLNALKVLEKQGAVWEEVSLPHSKYALAAYYLLSSSEASANLARFDGVRYGYRTPNADNLLDLYKKSRAEGFGDEVKRRIMLGTFALSSGYYDAYYKKAQQVRTLIKKDFEDVFEKYDVIIGPTTPTPAFKIGENIDDPLTMYVNDILTIPVNLAGVPGISVPCGFDNGLPLGLQIIGKHFDEETVYRVAHAFEQATDYHKQKPGL
- the gatC gene encoding Asp-tRNA(Asn)/Glu-tRNA(Gln) amidotransferase subunit GatC encodes the protein MTRISNEQVKHVANLARLEISEDEAEIFTKQLDAIITFAEQLNELDTTNVEPTYHVLDMKNVFREDSKEKGLPREEVLKNAPDHQDGQIKVPAIIGE
- a CDS encoding YueI family protein translates to MKKQSVEEVLQQGIHGPLETKPDERRQFLGTLRERIILALKKNQVTEATIYPQVEREMKKNPQANLLLNGNIEYTALSKYVKLAAKHKIEHKIVTNKERDTDIGLLLAMDHAIDKEEIYITQKEISQPEPPKSKGLFAKLFKR
- the aceA gene encoding isocitrate lyase, whose protein sequence is MTNSRAKALQESWEMDKRWNGITRPYSAEDVIKLRGSLDIEHTLARRGAEKLWKQMNEEEYINALGALTGNQAVQQVKAGLKAIYLSGWQVAADANLSGHMYPDQSLYPANSVPSVVKRINQALQRADQITHSEGDNSIDWFVPIVADAEAGFGGQLNCFELMKGMIEAGAAGVHFEDQLSSEKKCGHLGGKVLLPTQTAVRNLIAARLAADVMGVPTVLVARTDANAADLITSDIDMNDAPFITGERTAEGFFRTKAGLDQAIARGLAYAPYADLIWCETSEPNIEEARRFAEAIHEKFPGKMLAYNCSPSFNWKKKLDQDTIAKFQQELGKMGYKFQFVTLAGFHALNHSMFELARGYKERGMAAYSELQQAEFDSEQYGYTATRHQREVGTGYFDQVSMVITGGTSSTTALKGSTEEEQFTK
- the aceB gene encoding malate synthase A, translated to MSTQTTGIEVDGALKAHYDEILTPEALKFIEELEQKFGARRIELLQYRQKRQEEINNGSLPDFLPETKQIRNGDWTIAPLPKDLHDRRVEITGPTDRKMVINALNSGAKVFMADCEDATSPTWENIVEGQINLRDAVNRTISYENQNGKRYVLNEETAVLFVRPRGLHLEEKHVLLSGKPISGSFFDFGMYFFHNVKHLLARRTGPYFYLPKLESHLEARLWNDVFIFSQNRLGIAQGTIKATVLIETIMAAFEMNEILFELKEHSAGLNCGRWDYIFSYLKKLRNHESIILPDRSQVTMTVPFMRSYSLLTIQTCHRRKAPAIGGMAAQIPIRDNTQANEEAFAKVRADKEREVRDGHDGTWVAHPGLVPVALEVFDREMPVANQIHTTKQQKITITASDLLESPSGKITEEGVRTNINVGIQYIASWLSGRGAAPIHNLMEDAATAEISRAQVWQWIRHPKGVLADGRKVTFEMYEHYKAEELEKIKQEIGDKAYKTGRFTEAVELFDSLIINDVFVEFLTLPGYTLL
- a CDS encoding glycoside hydrolase family 15 protein; translated protein: MNEKISNSYQILDQLRLPHGLYLASSSQDYQYVWLRDSFYMSLPYLKQNNQIYELTYHRILDLFREYEWKLDIHTVQRPREQWEYLHSRYSASEVREMDTPWGHAQHDAIGAILWGIGMGQQRGKRIIRDAKDHEIVQKLVGYLGCVRYWEDEDNGMWEEWKEVHSSSVGACVAGLQAVRDIVFVPGEWITNGFETLSNIFPHESNQRPFDLAQLSLIYPYRVLAGEEAKVVVDRIETNLLRERGVIRYKGDSYYSTIEHEGRHHDLSFYYGTEAEWTFGLPWLALCHLELGNVKKAKQYIAQTENVMLPDGSLPELYFAQSEKYNTNTPLGWGSAMYILAKERYEGLM
- a CDS encoding NAD(P)-binding protein, which produces MNSNYPIMLRLEGKKIVVVGGGKVAERKVTGLLGTGSLITVISPNATDELIKLASSGSIEWHEKSFSKEDVEDAFLIFAATNDNELNQSIKMAASDQQLVTIADDPEGSDFHVPSHIQRGRLSITVSTGGASPTLARKIREQLEQQFDEGFDEYLEFLFSARQRVLKEVNDASRKGKILSAIAGREFLNSKNREADFLRLLQNTRNDV
- the cobA gene encoding uroporphyrinogen-III C-methyltransferase; amino-acid sequence: MESGKVFLVGAGPGDVRLITVKGLEAIKQAEVILYDRLANPKLLEFAPADCELIYCGKLPERHTLRQENINDLLVQKALEGKVVVRLKGGDPGVFGRVGEEAAALALYQIPFEIVPGISSGIAAPLYAGIPVTHREHAESFAVVTAHDKSTDGKPMLDWEGLVRGVDTIAFYMGVGNLPFICENLIAHGKPSSTPVILIHWGTFGRQKTLQGTLSDISKKVLEAKFSNPSIILVGEVISLREKIIWFEKMPLYGRQILLARTSEGASGLAKELMEQGADVIEFPKWKKTILPVEVGNVTNYDKILFTSPESIGELFQAVIEKGIDIRKIKADFYGGSSKSINALKERGFIASLIEDMPQEGSLLVVGEDRNFEVEHADFLVTSKKELDQQFLPIFQRMLEEAEVNTMLFPSGASVGVFIEGLKKCGIDVFDLLKDVQVVCMGQHTKEQVERVGLVTAGMPVSPTREALVEYLIQCPIV